Genomic window (Roseivirga sp. 4D4):
ACTAGGGGCACAATTCCACTTCGATGGTTTTGATGCCTGCCTTTGTCGGTAGACGGGTTGGTCGTCTTTTCTTTTGGAGAATCAAAAGAAAAGTAAATTCCACTGAATCGCTTATTCTACTACACCAAAAACTATTACGGTCTTCAGGGGAAGAATTGACAAGAGACTACAAAAAAGCCACCCCTATCGAGATGGCTCATTACTCATTTACAATTACAATTATTAATTCTTGATTACCTACGCTGGCTCTCTCATTCCCACCCAAGTAAATCTACGATTCACATAATCAGGGTTAGTGAATGAAGCATTTCCGGCAGGGTTACCTCCTGTCACATGGAAGTCAGAGAATGCCGCATTTTGATTCACAAATATCTGTCCTACCAAGTTGAAAGAAACTGGCGTAGCTGCCAAGGACATCTCGTCTGCGATATATTCCTTCATTTCAGCATCGGTAGTATAAGCACCACAAGAAATGGCACCGTAAGACTCTGCCATTTCTTTAGCTAGGGCCACTGACTCTTTTGTGTCTTTCGTCTTGATTAAGAAAGCGATCGGTCCGAACATCTCTTTTGAGAACTTGTCTTTATCGCCTGCGGTCAATTCAATGACCGTAGGGGTTTGCGTTCTAGCATTCTTGAAATAAGGAATGCTTTGTTCAATATTTCTGGTTTCTAACCAAGTCTTCCCACCAATTGCTTTGGACGCTCCTACTGTTCTTTCAGCTGTTGCAGGGTTTTGGATAGTACCCGCTACAAATGGTCCGGCCTTAGGGTTGTTTATTAAGCCATCGGTAAAGTCGGCAAACTTTTGCGCCACTTCATCGAAAGAAACAACTCCTTCTGGCGTTTTAACCCCGCCTTTAGGGATAAAGAAGTTCTGTGGCGCAGTGCACATTTGCCCAGAATAAAGTGCTACTGAGAAAGTAATATTTTGAATGACCTTGTCAATGTTCTCAACTGAATCCAGAATGATTGAGTTTACTCCAGTCTTTTCGGTGAAAACTGCTTTTGGCAATGACTCAAGGTATGATCCAAATTCAGAGTTACCTGTGAAATCAACAACCTTAACTTTAGCATGCTCTGCAAGTTCTTTTGCCAGCGGGTTGGCCTTGGTGTCAACAGCTAATTGACAAGTCTCAGGATCAAATCCTGCATCTCTCAGGGCATTTCTAATCTCAGCCACAACAATTGCCATTGGCAGGATTGCGCCTGGATGAGGCTTAACAATGACAGAATTGCCCATCATCAAATCGGCATAAACACCCGGTACTGAATTCCATGTTGGGAAAGTAGAGCAACCAATCACAAGACCAATTCCTTTAGGAACCGCCCTCCATTCTTTGTTGATTACCAAGTCGTACTTACCCATAGGCTTGGTCCAAACATTAGACTCAGGGAAACGACCTAGTTCTTCATAACCAGCAGCGATAGCTTCTAAGGCACGGTCGGCAGCATGCGGACCTGAGGCCTGGAAAGCCATCATATAGCCCTGACCAGTTGTATGCATTGTAGCATAAGCGTTCTCGAAGAAACGCTTCGAAAATCTTTCTAACGAATCGATCAGCACGGATGCTCTGTCATCTTTGGAAACTTTTCTCCAAGAATGAAAAGCGCCTTCGGCACGTTCGATCAGTGTGTCCACAGAAAAGGCCGGGTATTTGGTTCCCACTGGTTCCAAGAAATAAGGAGAATCTTCTTCACCGACCCATTCACTTGCTCCTTCTTGCTTTAATTCTTCAAAGTTTCCTTTCCTAAGGG
Coding sequences:
- the paaN gene encoding phenylacetic acid degradation protein PaaN, producing the protein MGLTSSQKEILDKAIEALHTRVFHAQYPEHPSPKIYGETADEDGKNAFKALRKGNFEELKQEGASEWVGEEDSPYFLEPVGTKYPAFSVDTLIERAEGAFHSWRKVSKDDRASVLIDSLERFSKRFFENAYATMHTTGQGYMMAFQASGPHAADRALEAIAAGYEELGRFPESNVWTKPMGKYDLVINKEWRAVPKGIGLVIGCSTFPTWNSVPGVYADLMMGNSVIVKPHPGAILPMAIVVAEIRNALRDAGFDPETCQLAVDTKANPLAKELAEHAKVKVVDFTGNSEFGSYLESLPKAVFTEKTGVNSIILDSVENIDKVIQNITFSVALYSGQMCTAPQNFFIPKGGVKTPEGVVSFDEVAQKFADFTDGLINNPKAGPFVAGTIQNPATAERTVGASKAIGGKTWLETRNIEQSIPYFKNARTQTPTVIELTAGDKDKFSKEMFGPIAFLIKTKDTKESVALAKEMAESYGAISCGAYTTDAEMKEYIADEMSLAATPVSFNLVGQIFVNQNAAFSDFHVTGGNPAGNASFTNPDYVNRRFTWVGMREPA